In Falco naumanni isolate bFalNau1 chromosome 5, bFalNau1.pat, whole genome shotgun sequence, the following are encoded in one genomic region:
- the C1QTNF6 gene encoding complement C1q tumor necrosis factor-related protein 6: protein MDIMYLRTSLAFLLLPLFVLGAPTDEPNLTEQAPGACKRCCDPPDSSTDALPLPPSHHHLPYPMPEVRPYINITILKGEKGDRGEPGMPGKWGKEGPRGERGAQGQKGSKGQMGTAGDPCKHQYAAFSVGRKKALHSSEGFQVLIFDTVFVNLYSHFDMFNGKFYCYVGGLYYFSLNVHTWNFKETYMHIMHNEEEAVILYAQPSDRSIMQSQSLMLELQENDEIWVRLYKRERENAIYSDDVDVYITFNGYLVKPSLD, encoded by the exons ATGGACATAATGTACCTGCGCACATCCCTggccttccttcttctccctctttttgtGCTTGGGGCACCCACCGATGAACCCAACCTCACAGAACAAGCCCCTGGTGCTTGCAAGCGCTGTTGTGACCCACCAGACTCTTCCACAGATGCCCTACCACTCCCTCCCAGCCACCACCACTTGCCTTACCCAATGCCGGAGGTCCGTCCCTATATCAACATCACCATACTGAAGG GAGAGAAAGGAGACCGAGGAGAGCCTGGGATGCCAGGGAAATGGGGTAAAGAAGGACCACGAGGTGAGCGGGGTGCCCAGGGCCAGAAAGGCAGTAAAGGACAGATGGGCACAGCGGGAGACCCCTGCAAGCATCAGTACGCTGCATTCTCTGTTGGTCGCAAGAAAGCACTGCACAGCAGCGAAGGCTTCCAGGTCTTGATCTTTGACACCGTCTTTGTCAACCTCTACAGCCACTTTGATATGTTCAATGGCAAATTCTACTGCTACGTAGGGGGACTTTACTATTTCAGCCTCAACGTCCACACCTGGAACTTCAAGGAGACCTACATGCACATCATGCATAACGAAGAAGAGGCAGTCATCTTGTATGCCCAACCCAGCGACCGCAGCATCATGCAGAGCCAGAGCCTTATGCTGGAGCTTCAGGAAAATGATGAGATCTGGGTGAGGCTCTACAAGCGGGAGCGGGAAAATGCCATTTACAGTGATGATGTTGATGTGTACATCACCTTCAATGGGTACCTGGTCAAGCCCAGCCTTGACTAA